The genome window CTCGGCCTGAACGTCGCGTCGACCCGGCTGGTGCTCGGCGACGGCTACGCCGGCCAGGTGATCCAGGCGTTCGGCCACGTCGCGGTCGGCGGCTCGATCATCATCGGCGCGGTGGTGTTCCTCATCCTCATCGTCATCCAGTTCATCGTGGTGACGAAGGGCGCCGAGCGCGTCGCGGAGGTCGGCGCGCGCTTCACGCTAGACGCCATGCCGGGCAAGCAGATGGCGATCGACGCCGACCTCAACGCGGGGCTCATCACCGAGGAGCAGGCCCGCACCCGCCGCGCCGAGGTGTCCGCCGAAGCCGACTTCTACGGCGCGATGGACGGCGCGAGCAAGTTCGTGAAGGGCGACGCGATCGCCGGCATCCTCATCATCGTCATCAACGTGGTCGGCGGCATCGCGATCGGCATGATCCAGCGCGGCATGCAGCTCGGCGACGCGGTCAACTCCTACACGCTGCTGACCATCGGCGACGGCCTCGTCACGCAGATCCCCGCGCTGCTGATGGCGGTCTCCACCGGTATGATCGTCACCCGGTCGAACGCCGAGACCGAGATGGGCACGACCGCGGGCAGCCAGCTCAGCCAGTCGCGCAACGCGCTGACCATCGCGGGCTGCGCGGCCATCGTCATGGCGCTCATCCCCGGGATGCCGCCCATCCCGTTCGTGCTCGTCGGCGGGCTCCTGGTGCTGGCGGCGCAGCGGATCAAGACCTCCCAGGCGGCGGAGAAGAAGGCGAAGGCCGCCCAGGCGGCGGTCCAGAACGCGGCCAAGACCGAGACCACGGAGGACCTGATCGACGCCATGCGCATCCACGCGCTGGAGATCACCCTGGCGCCGGACCTGGTCGACATCGTGAGCGGCGCCTCGGACGACCTGCTCGCCCGGGTGCGGGCGCTGCGCCGCAAGATCGCGCTCGAGCTCGGCCTGATCGTGCCACCCGTGCGGACCAGGGACAGCGCCGACCTGCCGCCCTCCACCTACGTCATCAAGATCGCCGGCGTGGAGTCCGGCCGCGGCCAGGCGCCGGGCGGCCGCGTGCTGGCGCTCGGCGACGCGCTCGACAACCTGCCGGGCACGCCCACCGTGGAGCCGGTGTTCGGCCTCCCGGCCAAGTGGATCCCGTCCGAGATGCGGCACAGCGCGGAGCTCGGCGGCGCGACGGTCATCGACCGGGTGTCCGTCCTCATCACGCACCTGTCGTCGATCATCACCAACAACGCGGCACGGCTGCTGACCCGGGAGGACGTGCGGCAGCTGACCGAGGGCGTCAAGCAGGTGAACGCGCCGGCGGTGGAGGAGCTGATCCCGAACCTGCTGTCGCTGGCGGAGGTGCAGCGGGTGCTGCAGGGCCTGCTGGCCGAGCAGGTGCCGATCAACGACCTGCCGCGCATCCTCGAGGCGCTGGCGCTGCGGGCGAAGGTGTCCAACGACCCCGAGGGGCTGGTGGAGGCCGCGCGTGCCGCGCTCGGTCCCGCCGTGGTCGCGCCCCACGTCGACAACGGGACGCTGCGGGTCATCATGATCGACCCCGGGCTCGAGCAGTCGATGCTGGAGGGCCTGCGGCCGTCGGAGAGCGGCATGCAGATCGTGCTCGACCCGGCCCGGCTGGAGGCGGTGCTGTCGTCGATCCGGCTCACCGCCTCGCAGCTCGACGATGCGAACGTATCGGCCGTCCTGGTGTGCGCGCCCGCGCTCCGGCCGGCGATCCGGCGCCTGGTCGCCGGTCAGCTCTCGGGGCTCGCGGTGCTGAGCTACCAGGAGGTCACCGCGGTCCCCGCCGCGATCGAGACGGTCGGGGTGGTGAGGGGTGCGGAGTCGATCGCGGCCTGAGTGGCTGGGCGGGGACGACCTGGAGGCGGAGGTGCTGCCCGCGGTGTCGACGTCGTCGCAGGCGTTCGCGGCCATCCTGGACGACCTGGTGCGCGCGGTGGACGCGCCGGATCTGAGCGGGCTGCGGCTGGGGCTGGACGAGCCGGACCCGGGGGCGGTTGCGGTGCCCACTCCGTCGCCTTCCGCCGACCCGTCGGAAGGCGCGTCATCGGCGCTGCCGGAGGCCGTTGAGGGTGCTCATGTGCCCTTCGACGCTGCACCCGGTGGCGAGGGTGCGCACGCCACGCCGCCGGAGACGGCGAGGGATGGTGTGCTGCGCCGGGCCGCGCCCGCCCGGCTGCGCGGCAAAGGCGACCTGACGCTGGTCGTCGGGCTCGGTTCCGACGCGGCCGACGCCGCACGCGTGCTGGCGGCCTCCGTGGACGCCGAGGTGCTCCCGGTCGGCGACCGGCGCGAGGCGCTCGCCGCCCGTGCCGAGGGCGTCCGGCAGGAGCGCCCGATCGTCGGCGTGGTCGAGCTGCCGCGGGTCGACGCGGTGCCCGCGCTCGCCGCGGCCCTGGCCTCCATCGCCCCTGACCAAGTGTGGGCCGCCGTCGACGCCAGCCGGAAGCTCGACGACACCGCCGTCTGGGTGCGCGCGGTGGACGCGGTGCTCGCCGTCGACGGCCTCGCGGCCCGCAACGGCGCTCTCACCGCGACGCCCTGGGCGGTCGGCGCGCTCGGCCTCCCGCTGCTCTGGCTCGACACCCCTCCGGCGGGTTGAGCTGGGTGGCTCGGCCGGCTGACCCGCGCGGGAGTGCCCGGCCGGACCGCTCCCCGATAGGCTGGTCCAATGCTGGTATTGACGAGGAAGGCCGGTGAGCGCGTGCTCATCGGGGACGACATCGTCGTCACCATCCTGGACGTCCGCGGCGACGGCGTGCGCATCGGCATCGACGCCCCGCGCGGCATCCGCATCCAGCGCGACGAGGTCGTGAAGGCCGTCAGCGAGGCCAACCAGGAGGCCGCCGCCGCCACCGCCGACGACGACCCCGAGACCCTGATCAAGAAGTCCCTCGGCCTCTGACCGTCGACTCCGGAGAAATGCACGCGACACGCCGGTGGTGAGCGTGCACTTCTCCGGAACGGATGGCTGGGTCAGGCGATTCCTCCGCCGTCGGCGACGAGCGCGGTTCCGGTGACGTAGGACGACTCGTCGCTGGCCAGCCAGACCACGGCTGCGGCGATCTCGGCGGGCTCGCCCATGCGGCGCAGCGGCCGCTCGGCGGCCTCCGCGAGGAACGAGCCGGTCTCCTGGCCGAGCTGGCGGGCCTCGTCGCGCAGCATCCCGGTGTTCACGTCGCCCGGGTTGATCGAGTTGACGCGGATGCCCTGCGGGCCGTGGTCGATCGCGAGCGCGCGGGTCATGTTCACGACCGCGCCCTTGGAAGCGCAGTAGGAGATCGCCTGGCCGCCGCCCTTCAGGCCCCAGCCGCTGCCGGTGTTGATGATCGAGCCTTTGACCGCCGCGGCCATCACCGGGACGACGTGCTTGCACATCAGGAAGACGCCGCGGACGTTGACGCCGAAGACGCGGTCCCACTCCTCGACGGTCGTCTCGACCGCGGTGGTGCGGCGGATGATGCCCGCGTTGTTGAACGAGACGTCCACGCCCCCGAAGGCCTCGACGACGGCGGCGACCACGCGCTCCACGTCGGCCTCGGCGGAGACATCGGCGCCGAGCGCGATCGCCTCGCCCCCCGCCGCGCGGATCTCGGCGGCGACGGCCTCCGCCGCCTCCTGCTGCAGGTCGACGACGGCGACGCGGGCGCCCTCCGCCGCGAAGGCGAGGGAGGTCGCGCGGCCGATGCCGCCCGCTCCTCCGGTGACGATGGCGGACTTGCCGGCTAGACGCATTCGGGTACTCCTTCGGTGGGGGCCGCTGACGCGGCACTGACAGGGTAGAGGCTCGCGCTGCCGGGTCCGGTGGTCACGCGGACGTGACCGGCCAGCCGCAGGTCGAGAGCCGGGTCGCCGGTGTCGACCAGGAGCGGCCGTCCGGCGAGGTCGATGAGCTTCTGCTCCGTGGCGACCACGAGCAGCGGAGAGGCGCCCAGCGCCGCGACGACGCGCGCCGACAGCTGCTGGTTGCCGCGGCCGAGCAGGAAGCCCTGGCCGCCGATGACGGTGACGATCGCCTGGGCGTCGTGATCCCGGACGGCCTCGAAGGCCTGCTGCTCGGTGACGTCGCGGGCGAGGAGACGGCTGTTCCGGTCGGCGTCGATGGTGACGACGTCCACGCCGAGCGGCGACGTGTCCAGTCCGAGGAGGCGCCCCAGCTCGGCGGTGGTGCCGCCTGGGCCGATCAGGTAGCGGACGCCGGGACGCATCCGGTCGACGGCGCCGGCCGCGGCGCGGCGGACCGCCTCCCGGGCGCTCGCGGGTGTGGCGGCCTTGCGCGCCTGCGTGCGTCCCGCGGCGACGGGGACCGGGACCAGCGCGAACAGGCGCGGGTCGGGGCGACCGGCGCGCAGGAGTTCTTCGTCGAGGTCGAGCACCTCGGCCTCGGCGGTGGTGAGCGGAGACCGGAGCCAGTCCGCGGCGACGGCGCCCGCCGCGGCGGGGCCGACGGCGAAGCAGGCGGAGTACATCTTCACGCCGGCGGGGATGCCGAGGAGGGGGAGGGCGGGGGAGTGCGGCAGCCCGCGGGCGACGTCCCGGGCGGTGCCGTCGCCGCCGGCGAACAGGATCAGGGTGGCCCCGGCCGCGGCGAGGGCGGCGGCGGCGCGGGCGGTGTCGTCCGGGGTCGTGACGGGGGATGGTGCTGCCGCCGGCACATATGCCACCTGTGGCATGAGCCCGGCCTCCCGCACCGCGTCCTCCCCCAGCGGGCCCGCCGCGGTCGGCACCGCAGCGTCCGGCCACGCCGCCGCGAGCACCCGCAGCGCCTCCACCGCCCGGTCGCCCGCACGGCGACGGCCGCCGCGGCGCAGCGCCTCCTGCTGCACCGCGACGCCGTCGCTGCCGGCGAGCCCGGTCGGGCCGCCGAGGCCGGCGACCGGGTTCACGATGAGACCGATCGTCACACGACCGCTGCTTCCCGCTCGACCGCCGACGACTCGACGGCCGCGCCCTCGCCGAAGTGCTTGCGCCGGTACGCGCGCCAGGTCACGGCCCAGCGCTCCGGGTCGTCCAGGTCGTCGTGGTGCGTGTGGTGCACGGTCTGGTTGTGCGGGGCGGTGCGGACGACCTCCGGGGTCTCCCGCGCCTCCCGGGCCACCTCGGCGAGCACGCGCGCGTACTCCTCCAGCTCGGCCTTCGAGTACGACTCGGTCGGCTCCAGCGTGAACGGCTGCGGCACCACGTACGGGTGGTGGCTGGTCCAGTAGTGCATCCCGAAGTCGCTCGCCCGGATGCCGATCTCCTCCGAGCTGATGCCGGTCTCCTCGAACAGCTCCTGCCAGGAGTAGCGCACCTGCTCGATGCGCCGCCGGCCGGTCGCGTACGGAGCGCTGGCGCCGGGGATGTCGAGGACGAGCTTCATCAGGTAGTTGTTGTTCAGCACGGCGGTCTCCGCCACCGCCCGCAGCCCGGGCGCTCCGAGCGCGCGCAGCCAGGCGTAGGTGCGCACGATGTTCGGGATGACGCCGTAGAAGGGCGCGACCGAGCCGATCGACTGCGGGCGGTCCGTGTCGAGGACGTACCGGTCGCCGACCTTCTCGACTACGGGGCCGGGCAGGAACGGCGCCAGCGCCTCGGACACCGCGTTGGCGCCGGAGCCGGGACCGCCGCAGCCGTGCGGCGTGCCGAACGTCTTGTGCAGGTTGAAGTGGCACACGTCGAAGCCGGCGTCGCGGGCGCGGGTGATGCCGAGGATGCCGTTCGCGTTGGCCTGGTCGTACGAGGCCAGCGCGCCGACCGAGTGCGCCAGCTCCACCCACTCGCGAATCCGCGGGTTGTAGATGCCGGTGTCCTCGGGGTTGGTGACCATGATCGCGGCCGTGCGCTCGGAGAGGGCCGCGCGCAGCGCCTCCACGTCGGGGTAGCCGTCGGCGTCCGGGAAGATCGTGATGACCTTGTAGCCGGCCATCTTCGCGGCGGCGGCGTTGGACGGGTGCGAGAAGATCGTGGTGATCACCTCGTCACGCTGCTCCGACTCGCCGCGCGAGGCGTGGTAAGCGCGGATCATCGAGATGTTCGCCCAGATCGCCTCCGAGCCGCCGCTCGTCTGGAGCGAGACGCGGCTCATCCCGGAGATCTCCGCGAGCATCCGCTCGGTGCGCCAGACGATCTCCAGCACGCCCTGCGCGGTCTCGGGGTCCTGCAGCGGGTGCAGCTCGGTCAGGTCGGGGGTGCGGATGATCGCCTCGTTGACCTTCGGCGCGTACTTCATGGTGCAGGTGCCCTGGCCCACGTCGACGTTGAGGTCGGCGCCGAGGTTCTCCTGGCTGAGCCGGAGGTAGTGCTTGAGCACCCGCAGCTGGCCGAGTTCGGGGAGCGCGGGCGCGGAGCCGCGGCGCAGCGAGGCCGGCAGCTCGGCGACCACGTCGCCCACGGCGGCGCGCACGCCGTCTTCGGTGCGCGACGGGATCACGCCGCGCTCGCCGGGCGTGTGCAGCTCGAAGACGATCGGCTCGTCCCAGCGGGCCTGGTGGAAGCGCCGCAGAGCGGGCTTGGGGGCGACGGGGAGCGTCATCGTGCGTTCTCCTTCAGGGCGGCGCCGAACGCGGCGGCGAGGTCGTCGATGTCGGTCTGGGTGTTCTGCTCGGTGACGCATACCAGGAGGCGCATGTCATCCAATGCGAGGCCGGGCTCGAAGCCGCGGGCGCGCAGCGCGGCCACGAGCTCCGGCGCGGTGAGGGAGGCGGCGCTCAGGTCGAGCACGAACTCGCGGAAGTGGATGGCGCCGTCCGCCGCCTCCACGCCGGGCAGCGCGGTGAGCGCCTGGCGGGCATATGCCGTTCGCGACATGAGGGTGTCGCCGAGCTCGGCCATGCCCTGCGGCCCCATCAGCGCGAGGTACACGCCGGCGGCGATGCCCCACAGCGCCGCGGCGGTGCCGACCCACTCCTTGCCCTCTTCGCGCACGGCGAAGGAGGTGCGGTCGTAGGCGACATCGCCGAAGCCGTACTCGCCGGGCACGTCGGTGGACTCCAACCCGAAGAGTCGCGACGGCATCTCCATCACGAACCGGGTGTCGTCGCGGACGGCGATGAAGCCGCCGTGCGCGCCGCCGAACCACGGGTGCAGGCCGAGCGACTGGATGTCCCCGTGGACGATGTCCGCGCCGTGGTCGGCCGGGGAGGCGAGGACGCCCAGCCCGATCGGGTCGGTCCCCGCGACCAGCACCGCACCGGCCGCGTGCGCGGCGTCGGCGAGCTCTCGGACCGCCGTCTCCAGCGCGCCGTGGAAGCTGGGCGTCTCGACCCAGACGGCCGCGGTGTCCACGCCGATCAGCGCAGCGGCAGCGGCAACGTCGGCCACGCCGTCGACGGTCGGGACGATCGTCAGGTCCGCGACCGGGAGCAGGTAGTCCCGCACCTTCGACAGCTTGTCCGGGTGCGCGTCGCTGACCAGCACGATGCCGCGGCGGCCGGTGATCCGCGTCGCCATCGCGAGCGCGGTCGCCGCCGCCTGGTAACCGTCATAGGTGGGTACGTTCACGACGTCGAGGTTCAGCAGCTCGCCCATCAGCGACTGGTACTGGAACAGCGCCTGGAATCGGCCGTGGTCCTCGTACGGCTCGCCGGCGTACGCGGTGAGGAACTCGCTCCGGTTGATGACCTCGTCGACGACGGCGGGCACCGCGTGGTTGTAGGTGCCCGCGCCGAGGAACAGGCGGCCGGGCTCCACCGCGCGATTGCGGCGCAGCAGGCCGCCGACGTGGCGGACGAGGTCCTGCTCCGCGATCAGCGGCTCCGGGAGGTCGAGGTCGCGGCCGAGCCGCAGGTCGGCGGGGACGTCGGCGTAGAACTCCTCCACGGAGGCCGCGCCGACCGCGTCGAGCATGGCCTGCCGCGACTCGGGCGCCGTGTTCGGCACGTACGGATGGACGAAGGGGTGGGTCATGCTTGCCTCTCGCTGTCGGTGCGGGTCGGGTGCTGGATCACGGCGACGCCGAACGCGTCGAGCGGCAGACCGTCGCCGGCGGCCGCGCCGGTGAGCAGGTCGACGCCGCCCGGGATGCGCGGAGCGGTCCGCGCCTCCCGGCCGTGGTTGAGCACGAAGGTGAAGTCGGTGGTCCCGTCGGTGCGGGTGACGAGCTCGAGGGAGGTGTCGGGCTCGCGGGCCTCGACGCCGGCGGCGGCGAACACGTCCGAGAGGACGGCGCGCATCCCGGCGTCGTCCAGCCCGGCCGCGAGGTACCAGGCGGCGCCGTCGCCGTGCGCGCGGCGGGTGAGGGCGGGGAGGCCGGCGAGGTCGCCGTCGGCGAAGCGGGCGCGGACGTCCGTGCCGGGAGCGGCCTCGATCCACTCGCCCCACACGCGGGTCGAGTGGACGACCCCGCCGAGCTCGACCGTGCGCTGGGCGCCGTCGGCGAGCGGCCACCACTCGTCCACCTCCACGCCGAGGAGTTCGCGCAGCGGTCCGGGCGCTCCGCCGTCGTGCACCTGCTCGCGGTGGTCGACGACGCCGGAGAACGGCCCGACCACCAGGTGGCCGCCCGCGGCGACGAACGCCGTCAGCGCCTCCGCCTGCTCGGCGGTCGCCGCGTACAGGTTGGGGATGAGCACGACCCGGTGCGATCCGAACGGGCCGCCCGCCCGCGCGACGTCCACCGGCTGCCCGAGGGCGAACGCGGCGGCGTGCCAGGCGCGCGCCTCGGTCAGCCAGTTCAGCCGCTGCGACGGCATCGACTCGGTCTGGGTCACGCCCCACCATGCGTCCCAGTCGGCGACGAGGGCGACCGTGGAGCGCACGCGCGTGCCGCGGACGGGCTCCAGCTTCTTCAGCTCCGCGCCGAGCGCCTTCGACTCCCGGTAGCTGCGGCTGCGCTCGCCGCGGTGGCCGAGCATGGCCGAATGGAACTTTTCCGGCCCGAACTTCGCCTGCCGCCACTGGAAGAACATCACGCCGTCCGACCCGTGCGCGACTGCCTGGAGGCTGCCGAGCCGCAGCTGGCCCGGCGCCTTGGGCACGTTGACGTCCCGCCAGCTCACCGCGCTCGGCGCCTGCTCCAGCAGCAGCCAGGGCCGGCCGTCCTTCAGGCTGCGCATCAGCCCG of Leifsonia shinshuensis contains these proteins:
- the csrA gene encoding carbon storage regulator CsrA, whose product is MLVLTRKAGERVLIGDDIVVTILDVRGDGVRIGIDAPRGIRIQRDEVVKAVSEANQEAAAATADDDPETLIKKSLGL
- a CDS encoding beta-galactosidase, with protein sequence MTIPAPRSIRLDALAYGGDYNPDQWTEDVWAEDVRLMVEAGVNIVTLPVFSWPLLEPEPGRWDFAGLDTIIDLLWANGIAVDLATATATPPAWLVREHPEVLPWNADGVRLEFGSRQSYCPSSPVFRAAALRLTRALAERYGDHPALALWHVSNEYGDHVARCWCPESARHFRRWLQARYGDIAGLNEAWGTSCWGQHYLDFEQIEPPRTATGPINPAQVVDFERFSSDALLELFQSEVDVLREVTPDIAVTTNFMSLFRELDYWDFADAEDLVTDDAYPDPADPHAHVGAALNYGLMRSLKDGRPWLLLEQAPSAVSWRDVNVPKAPGQLRLGSLQAVAHGSDGVMFFQWRQAKFGPEKFHSAMLGHRGERSRSYRESKALGAELKKLEPVRGTRVRSTVALVADWDAWWGVTQTESMPSQRLNWLTEARAWHAAAFALGQPVDVARAGGPFGSHRVVLIPNLYAATAEQAEALTAFVAAGGHLVVGPFSGVVDHREQVHDGGAPGPLRELLGVEVDEWWPLADGAQRTVELGGVVHSTRVWGEWIEAAPGTDVRARFADGDLAGLPALTRRAHGDGAAWYLAAGLDDAGMRAVLSDVFAAAGVEAREPDTSLELVTRTDGTTDFTFVLNHGREARTAPRIPGGVDLLTGAAAGDGLPLDAFGVAVIQHPTRTDSERQA
- the flhA gene encoding flagellar biosynthesis protein FlhA, which encodes MKSTASKVAVPIGVVGIIMLLVVPVPAWLLDTLIIVNIMLALVILLTTMFVKKPLDFSVFPSLLLVATLFRLGLNVASTRLVLGDGYAGQVIQAFGHVAVGGSIIIGAVVFLILIVIQFIVVTKGAERVAEVGARFTLDAMPGKQMAIDADLNAGLITEEQARTRRAEVSAEADFYGAMDGASKFVKGDAIAGILIIVINVVGGIAIGMIQRGMQLGDAVNSYTLLTIGDGLVTQIPALLMAVSTGMIVTRSNAETEMGTTAGSQLSQSRNALTIAGCAAIVMALIPGMPPIPFVLVGGLLVLAAQRIKTSQAAEKKAKAAQAAVQNAAKTETTEDLIDAMRIHALEITLAPDLVDIVSGASDDLLARVRALRRKIALELGLIVPPVRTRDSADLPPSTYVIKIAGVESGRGQAPGGRVLALGDALDNLPGTPTVEPVFGLPAKWIPSEMRHSAELGGATVIDRVSVLITHLSSIITNNAARLLTREDVRQLTEGVKQVNAPAVEELIPNLLSLAEVQRVLQGLLAEQVPINDLPRILEALALRAKVSNDPEGLVEAARAALGPAVVAPHVDNGTLRVIMIDPGLEQSMLEGLRPSESGMQIVLDPARLEAVLSSIRLTASQLDDANVSAVLVCAPALRPAIRRLVAGQLSGLAVLSYQEVTAVPAAIETVGVVRGAESIAA
- the gcvPB gene encoding aminomethyl-transferring glycine dehydrogenase subunit GcvPB, which codes for MTLPVAPKPALRRFHQARWDEPIVFELHTPGERGVIPSRTEDGVRAAVGDVVAELPASLRRGSAPALPELGQLRVLKHYLRLSQENLGADLNVDVGQGTCTMKYAPKVNEAIIRTPDLTELHPLQDPETAQGVLEIVWRTERMLAEISGMSRVSLQTSGGSEAIWANISMIRAYHASRGESEQRDEVITTIFSHPSNAAAAKMAGYKVITIFPDADGYPDVEALRAALSERTAAIMVTNPEDTGIYNPRIREWVELAHSVGALASYDQANANGILGITRARDAGFDVCHFNLHKTFGTPHGCGGPGSGANAVSEALAPFLPGPVVEKVGDRYVLDTDRPQSIGSVAPFYGVIPNIVRTYAWLRALGAPGLRAVAETAVLNNNYLMKLVLDIPGASAPYATGRRRIEQVRYSWQELFEETGISSEEIGIRASDFGMHYWTSHHPYVVPQPFTLEPTESYSKAELEEYARVLAEVAREARETPEVVRTAPHNQTVHHTHHDDLDDPERWAVTWRAYRRKHFGEGAAVESSAVEREAAVV
- the gcvPA gene encoding aminomethyl-transferring glycine dehydrogenase subunit GcvPA codes for the protein MTHPFVHPYVPNTAPESRQAMLDAVGAASVEEFYADVPADLRLGRDLDLPEPLIAEQDLVRHVGGLLRRNRAVEPGRLFLGAGTYNHAVPAVVDEVINRSEFLTAYAGEPYEDHGRFQALFQYQSLMGELLNLDVVNVPTYDGYQAAATALAMATRITGRRGIVLVSDAHPDKLSKVRDYLLPVADLTIVPTVDGVADVAAAAALIGVDTAAVWVETPSFHGALETAVRELADAAHAAGAVLVAGTDPIGLGVLASPADHGADIVHGDIQSLGLHPWFGGAHGGFIAVRDDTRFVMEMPSRLFGLESTDVPGEYGFGDVAYDRTSFAVREEGKEWVGTAAALWGIAAGVYLALMGPQGMAELGDTLMSRTAYARQALTALPGVEAADGAIHFREFVLDLSAASLTAPELVAALRARGFEPGLALDDMRLLVCVTEQNTQTDIDDLAAAFGAALKENAR
- a CDS encoding NAD(+)/NADH kinase, which gives rise to MTIGLIVNPVAGLGGPTGLAGSDGVAVQQEALRRGGRRRAGDRAVEALRVLAAAWPDAAVPTAAGPLGEDAVREAGLMPQVAYVPAAAPSPVTTPDDTARAAAALAAAGATLILFAGGDGTARDVARGLPHSPALPLLGIPAGVKMYSACFAVGPAAAGAVAADWLRSPLTTAEAEVLDLDEELLRAGRPDPRLFALVPVPVAAGRTQARKAATPASAREAVRRAAAGAVDRMRPGVRYLIGPGGTTAELGRLLGLDTSPLGVDVVTIDADRNSRLLARDVTEQQAFEAVRDHDAQAIVTVIGGQGFLLGRGNQQLSARVVAALGASPLLVVATEQKLIDLAGRPLLVDTGDPALDLRLAGHVRVTTGPGSASLYPVSAASAAPTEGVPECV
- a CDS encoding SDR family NAD(P)-dependent oxidoreductase, which encodes MRLAGKSAIVTGGAGGIGRATSLAFAAEGARVAVVDLQQEAAEAVAAEIRAAGGEAIALGADVSAEADVERVVAAVVEAFGGVDVSFNNAGIIRRTTAVETTVEEWDRVFGVNVRGVFLMCKHVVPVMAAAVKGSIINTGSGWGLKGGGQAISYCASKGAVVNMTRALAIDHGPQGIRVNSINPGDVNTGMLRDEARQLGQETGSFLAEAAERPLRRMGEPAEIAAAVVWLASDESSYVTGTALVADGGGIA